One window of the Vigna radiata var. radiata cultivar VC1973A chromosome 1, Vradiata_ver6, whole genome shotgun sequence genome contains the following:
- the LOC106774974 gene encoding cytochrome P450 81E8, protein MVTLLHFFLTFMVLLFSWNFFFKTRRFWNLPPGPFSFPIIGNLHQMRQPLHRTFHALSQKHGKVFSLWFGSRFVVVVSSVEAVQECFTKNDIVLANRPLFLAGKYIGYNNTTVAVSPYGDHWRNLRRIMSLEVLSTHRLNCFLEIRRDEIMRLVRKLAHDSRNGFAKVELKSSFSEMTFNTIMRMVSGKRYYGEDCDVSDVEEARQFRGIIKELVALGGANNPGDFLALLRWFDFDDLEKKLKRISKRTDAFLQGLIDEHRNRKQSANTMIDHLLTQQQSQPEYYTDEIIKGLALVILMAGTDTSAVTLEWAMSNLLNHPEILKKAKRELDTHIGQNRLVDEVDIPKLPYIQSIVYETLRLHPAAPMLVPHFSSEDCTIGDYNLPQKTILLVNAWAIHRDPNLWSDPTHFKPERFENESEVNKLLPFGLGRRACPGSNLAQRTVSLTLALLIQCFEWKRTSIEEIDLIEGKGITVGRKFPLEAMCQVWQSSAMKDIF, encoded by the exons ATGGTCACTCTTTTACACTTCTTTCTCACATTCATGGTTCTTCTCTTCTCTTGGAACTTCTTCTTCAAAACAAGAAGGTTCTGGAACCTTCCTCCAGGGCCATTCTCCTTCCCGATAATCGGAAACCTCCACCAGATGAGACAGCCGCTCCACCGCACGTTCCACGCCCTTTCTCAGAAACACGGCAAAGTCTTCTCTCTCTGGTTCGGTTCGCGCTTCGTCGTTGTCGTTTCGTCGGTCGAGGCAGTGCAGGAATGCTTCACCAAAAACGACATCGTCTTGGCGAATCGGCCTCTCTTCCTCGCCGGCAAGTACATAGGATACAACAACACCACCGTCGCGGTGTCGCCCTACGGCGACCACTGGCGCAACCTCCGCCGCATCATGTCGCTCGAGGTTCTCTCAACGCACCGTTTGAATTGCTTCTTGGAAATCCGAAGGGACGAGATCATGAGGCTCGTGCGAAAGCTCGCTCACGACTCGCGCAACGGCTTCGCCAAAGTGGAACTCAAATCCAG CTTTTCGGAAATGACTTTTAACACTATAATGAGGATGGTGTCTGGGAAGAGATATTACGGTGAAGATTGTGATGTGAGTGATGTGGAAGAAGCAAGGCAATTTCGAGGGATTATTAAAGAGTTGGTGGCTTTGGGAGGGGCAAATAATCCTGGAGACTTCTTGGCTTTGCTGAGgtggtttgattttgatgatttGGAGAAGAAGCTGAAGAGAATTAGTAAGAGAACCGATGCCTTTTTACAAGGACTCATCGATGAACATCGTAACAGAAAACAAAGCGCCAATACTATGATAGATCATCTTTTAACACAACAACAATCACAACCTGAGTACTACACTGATGAAATCATCAAAGGACTTGCCCTG GTTATATTAATGGCAGGAACAGACACATCAGCTGTAACTTTGGAATGGGCAATGAGTAATTTATTAAACCATCCAGAGATACTAAAGAAGGCAAAAAGGGAATTAGACACTCATATAGGTCAGAACCGTCTAGTAGATGAAGTTGACATTCCTAAACTTCCTTATATTCAAAGCATTGTCTATGAGACACTTCGTCTGCATCCTGCGGCTCCAATGTTGGTACCTCATTTCTCTTCAGAAGATTGCACCATTGGAGATTACAATCTTCCACAGAAAACAATTTTGTTAGTGAATGCTTGGGCTATTCACAGAGATCCCAATTTGTGGAGTGACCCAACACATTTTAAGCCTGAAAggtttgaaaatgaaagtgaagttAACAAGTTGCTTCCTTTTGGATTAGGGAGAAGGGCTTGTCCTGGATCAAACTTAGCTCAACGTACAGTGAGCTTAACTTTGGCTTTATTGATTCAATGTTTTGAGTGGAAACGAACCAGTATTGAAGAAATTGATCTGATTGAAGGAAAAGGAATCACTGTAGGAAGAAAGTTTCCCTTAGAAGCTATGTGCCAAGTGTGGCAATCATCAGCAATGAAGGATATTTTCTAG